In a genomic window of Lycium ferocissimum isolate CSIRO_LF1 chromosome 9, AGI_CSIRO_Lferr_CH_V1, whole genome shotgun sequence:
- the LOC132031116 gene encoding septum-promoting GTP-binding protein 1-like, producing MTKRLLLCYRRMVHLNMKRKVICKFTILQKYLNSFWNKILACWLGKSVNYRQLSHNQSFPSNTSTMMASSPPADVEVSDGFSGNLAATCCCDHSKDSSEDVVALKISLLGDNQIGKTSFLTKYVGKEKVDEGFSAKGVNQMDKTLCVRGTRISYSMWEVKGDVSGPTQIPMACKDSVAMFFMFDLTSRCTLSSVLSWHQQARQWNQTAIPVMIGTKFDDFVKLPLDLQWTIASQARAYAKALNATLFFSSATYNINVNKIFKFITAKLFNLPWTLERNLTIGEPIIDF from the exons atgacgaAACGTTTGCTCCTTTGTTATAGAAGAATGGTTCATTtgaacatgaaaagaaaagtcatatgcaaatttaccatactacaaaaatatttgaattcattttggaacaaaattcttGCTTGTTGGTTAGGTAAGTCTGTTAATTATAGGCAGTTGTCACATAATCAATCTTTTCCTAGCAACACCAGCACCATGATGGCTTCTTCGCCACCTGCTGATGTGGAGGTTTCCGATGGATTTTCGGGGAATTTGGCAGCTACATGTTGTTGTGATCACTCTAAGGATTCGTCTGAGGATGTTGTTGCCTTGAAGATTAGCCTTTTGGGTGATAACCAAATTGGAAAGACAAGTTTCTtg ACAAAGTACGTAGGAAAGGAGAAAGTAGATGAAGGATTTTCAGCAAAAGGGGTAAATCAGATGGACAAAACTCTGTGTGTGAGAGGGACAAGGATCTCATATAGCATGTGGGAAGTTAAAG GTGATGTTTCTGGTCCAACTCAAATTCCAATGGCCTGTAAGGACTCTGTAGCAATGTTTTTCATGTTTGATCTCACAAGTCGATGTACACTCAGTAG TGTTCTTAGCTGGCATCAACAAGCACGTCAATGGAATCAGACAGCAATTCCAGTAATGATAGGGacaaagtttgatgattttgtgaaATTGCCATTGGATCTGCAATGGACAATTGCAAGTCAG GCAAGAGCATATGCAAAGGCACTAAATGCAACCCTATTCTTCTCAAGTGCAACCTACAACATTAATGTGAACAAGATTTTCAAGTTCATCACTGCAAAGCTCTTCAATTTACCATGGACATTGGAGCGTAACCTCACCATTGGAGAACCCATCATTGACTTTTAg